One window of the Lytechinus pictus isolate F3 Inbred chromosome 5, Lp3.0, whole genome shotgun sequence genome contains the following:
- the LOC129261453 gene encoding dolichol kinase-like isoform X1, translating to MRSRMKEDNEFPEVTTSEILEVGVIGLGVATVTFTGPMSASKLSIIIVYIVASITQFLRRPEHLAAQEAWTFRKNSNNGIVVGSLLFMLVSLGLQGNTCQGFQSGLDCSVIQLMFLNLLVLLVCSVPNLGKPWIIMGQTVYALGGFMFVRSGLQGMPTAVINIVDMFIFYPTMTLMFFSALLMFLPGSLTAGEALFITQILTALTRVPVEPAYTDTPDRHLSYIRKVCLTSCIHIAIVVMYVVTKLNEINLAYSKGCIDKCTADKKRWKWSLYFYLGVAAEILLFELPRLYIRIGENPFLWLLDFILTDRKRIILINIWLILMTVGIGVVIFNQTSSTQVRKIFHILAVAVFIPGLYLDPQLLLLAATGLTCIFILTEVSTFFL from the exons ATGAGGAGTAGAATGAAGGAAGATAATGAATTTCCAGAGGTAACCACCTCAGAGATATTGGAGGTAGGCGTGATAGGGTTGGGTGTTGCCACGGTTACATTCACTGGACCCATGTCGGCCTCCAAGCTCAGTATAATCATAG TTTATATTGTAGCATCAATCACACAGTTTTTGAGGAGACCTGAACATTTAGCTGCTCAAGAAGCCTGGACTTTCAG GAAGAATTCCAATAATGGCATTGTGGTTGGATCCCTTCTCTTCATGTTAGTATCCCTCGGCCTTCAAGGCAACACCTGTCAAGGTTTCCAATCAGGCCTGGACTGCTCCGTCATCCAGCTCATGTTTCTCAATCTTCTAGTTCTATTAGTATGTTCTGTGCCTAACCTTGGTAAGCCATGGATCATCATGGGTCAGACAGTCTATGCCCTAGGAGGGTTTATGTTTGTTAGGAGTGGTCTGCAGGGCATGCCTACAGCTGTCATCAACATTGTGGATATGTTTATCTTTTATCCAACTATGA CATTGATGTTCTTCAGTGCATTGTTGATGTTCTTGCCTGGTAGTCTCACAGCAGGGGAAGCTCTCTTTATCACTCAGATACTAACAGCTCTGACGAGGGTACCGGTAGAACCAGCTTATACAGATACACCAGATAGACACCTATCTTATATTAGGAag GTTTGTTTGACATCTTGTATACACATAGCCATCGTGGTGATGTATGTGGTGACAAAactcaatgaaatcaatttagcATACTCTAAAGGCTGCATTGACAAATG TACAGCAGATAAGAAAAGATGGAAATGGAGCCTCTATTTCTACCTTGGAGTAGCAGCTGAAATCCTTCTCTTTGAGTTACCAAGGCTTTATATAAGGATAGGGGAAAACCCTTTTCTCTGGCTTTTAGATTTTATTCTCACTGACAGAAAAAGA ATCATTCTGATCAACATCTGGTTAATTCTAATGACTGTTGGCATTGGAGTGGTGATATTCAATCAAACCTCATCAACTCAAGTTAGAAAGATCTTTCATATTTTAGCTGTAGCAGTGTTTATCCCTGGCCTCTATCTTGATCCGCAGTTATTACTTCTAGCTGCCACTGGACTCACATGTATCTTCATATTGACTGAGGTCAGTACTTTCTTTCTATAG
- the LOC129261453 gene encoding uncharacterized protein LOC129261453 isoform X2 has product MRSRMKEDNEFPEVTTSEILEVGVIGLGVATVTFTGPMSASKLSIIIVYIVASITQFLRRPEHLAAQEAWTFRKNSNNGIVVGSLLFMLVSLGLQGNTCQGFQSGLDCSVIQLMFLNLLVLLVCSVPNLGKPWIIMGQTVYALGGFMFVRSGLQGMPTAVINIVDMFIFYPTMTLMFFSALLMFLPGSLTAGEALFITQILTALTRVPVEPAYTDTPDRHLSYIRKVCLTSCIHIAIVVMYVVTKLNEINLAYSKGCIDKCTADKKRWKWSLYFYLGVAAEILLFELPRLYIRIGENPFLWLLDFILTDRKRVSC; this is encoded by the exons ATGAGGAGTAGAATGAAGGAAGATAATGAATTTCCAGAGGTAACCACCTCAGAGATATTGGAGGTAGGCGTGATAGGGTTGGGTGTTGCCACGGTTACATTCACTGGACCCATGTCGGCCTCCAAGCTCAGTATAATCATAG TTTATATTGTAGCATCAATCACACAGTTTTTGAGGAGACCTGAACATTTAGCTGCTCAAGAAGCCTGGACTTTCAG GAAGAATTCCAATAATGGCATTGTGGTTGGATCCCTTCTCTTCATGTTAGTATCCCTCGGCCTTCAAGGCAACACCTGTCAAGGTTTCCAATCAGGCCTGGACTGCTCCGTCATCCAGCTCATGTTTCTCAATCTTCTAGTTCTATTAGTATGTTCTGTGCCTAACCTTGGTAAGCCATGGATCATCATGGGTCAGACAGTCTATGCCCTAGGAGGGTTTATGTTTGTTAGGAGTGGTCTGCAGGGCATGCCTACAGCTGTCATCAACATTGTGGATATGTTTATCTTTTATCCAACTATGA CATTGATGTTCTTCAGTGCATTGTTGATGTTCTTGCCTGGTAGTCTCACAGCAGGGGAAGCTCTCTTTATCACTCAGATACTAACAGCTCTGACGAGGGTACCGGTAGAACCAGCTTATACAGATACACCAGATAGACACCTATCTTATATTAGGAag GTTTGTTTGACATCTTGTATACACATAGCCATCGTGGTGATGTATGTGGTGACAAAactcaatgaaatcaatttagcATACTCTAAAGGCTGCATTGACAAATG TACAGCAGATAAGAAAAGATGGAAATGGAGCCTCTATTTCTACCTTGGAGTAGCAGCTGAAATCCTTCTCTTTGAGTTACCAAGGCTTTATATAAGGATAGGGGAAAACCCTTTTCTCTGGCTTTTAGATTTTATTCTCACTGACAGAAAAAGAGTAAGttgttaa